In Kwoniella shivajii chromosome 9, complete sequence, one genomic interval encodes:
- a CDS encoding succinate dehydrogenase [ubiquinone] iron-sulfur subunit, mitochondrial, with protein MFRPTTSSALRAIPSSSRSVFTPSVVARSFHASASASLATPSETKPDQTKEFKIYRWNPDTPSEKPTLQSYKVDLSQCGPMMLDALIKIKNELDPTLTFRRSCREGICGSCAMNIDGVNTLACLCRIDKDLNKASKVYPLPHMYIVKDLVPDLTLFYKQYKSIEPFLKNDNPPAQGEFLQSPEDRKKLDGMYECILCACCSTSCPSYWWNQDQYLGPAVLMQAYRWMADSRDSYGAERKERMNNTMSLYRCHTIFNCSRTCPKGLNPALAIAKMKLEMATE; from the exons ATGTTCAGACCAACAACCTCATCAGCTCTAAGAGCTATTCCCTCATCATCTCGATCAGTCTTCACTCCTTCAGTCGTAGCGAGATCGTTCCATGCTAGTGCAAGTGCATCATTGGCCACTCCATCAGAAACCAAACCTGACCAAACCAAGGAATTCAAAATCTACCGATGG AACCCAGATACACCTTCAGAGAAACCAACATTACAATCATACAAAGTCGATTTGTCACAATGTGGTCCAATGATGTTGGATGCTTTG atcaaaatcaaaaacgAACTTGATCCTACACTCACATTCAGAAGATCATGTCGTGAAGGTATCTGTGGTTCATGTGCAATGAACATCGATGGTGTAAACACTTTAGCTTGTTTATGTAGAATTGATAAAGATCTTAACAAAGCTTCAAAAGTATACCCATTACCTCATA TGTACATCGTCAAAGATCTTGTACCCGATCTTACCCTTTTCTA caAACAATACAAATCCATTGAACCCTTCCTCAAGAACGATAACCCACCTGCTCAAGGAGAATTCTTGCAAAGTCCAGAAGACAGAAAGAAGCTTGATGGAATGTACGAATGTATCTTATGTGCTTGTTGTTCAACTTCTTGTCCATCC TACTGGTGGAACCAAGATCAATATCTCGGTCCTGCAGTTTTGATGCAAGCTTATCGATGGATGGCCGATTCTCGA GACTCTTACGGTGCTGAACGAAAAGAACGAATGAACAACACAATGTCTTTATACCGATGTCACACCATTTTCAAC TGTTCTCGAACATGTCCTAAGGGTCTTAACCCAGCTTTGGCAATTGCCAAGATGAAGCTCGAGATGGCCACCGAGTAA
- a CDS encoding presequence translocated-associated motor subunit PAM17, mitochondrial: MSRSTILFRPIIRSQPISLLQIRHASSSSSSSSSSSPLSSTSSSSASPLAAQLEPPSATSSRASTSSTQLPLTWPNYLNLRKQRRLWSSITTIPTTFAGLFIGGGYFASLETDPSQLIMGIEAMYVYGGATLGCMALGYLAGPTLGSSLFSLTHSSISRGNNSPLEIMDREFFNRIKRNRADPRFQSAQNIIPDFYGEKITSLSTYRRWLRDQAVYKRKAMHGVPAEDL, from the exons ATGTCTAGATCAACCATCTTATTCCGACCTATAATCCGGTCTCAACctatttcccttcttcaaatccgacacgcctcttcttcttcctcctcttcatcctcatcttcaccactatcatcaacatcatcgtcatcagcttctccacTGGCAGCTCAACTAGAACCACCTTCAGCAACTTCATCAAGGgcatcaacttcttcaactcaATTACCACTTACATGGCCCAATTATCTCAACTTGCGAAAACAAAGGAGGTTATGGTCAAGTATAACTACAATCCCTACAACGTTCGCGGGATTATTCATCGGTGGTGGCTATTTCGCTAGTTTGGAAACGGATCCTAGTCAGTTGATAATGGGTATCGAAGCTAT GTATGTTTATGGAGGTGCAAC ACTGGGATGTATGG CTCTCGGATACCTTGCAGGACCAACACTCGGTTCATCCTTATTCTCCCTTACtcattcatcgatatcacGGGGTAACAACTCACCATTGGAAATAATGGATCGTGAATTCTTCAATAGGATAAAACGTAATAGGGCTGATCCAAGATTCCAATCTGCTCAAAATATCATTCCTGATTTCTATggtgaaaag ATCACCTCCCTCTCAACATACAGAAGATGGTTGAGAGATCAAGCTGTGTACAAGAGAAAAGCGATGCACGGCGTACCTGCAGAGGATCTCTAG